In the Arachis hypogaea cultivar Tifrunner chromosome 20, arahy.Tifrunner.gnm2.J5K5, whole genome shotgun sequence genome, GAttgtgataagaaaaagaaagaaaaactcaaCTACTTCAACAAGTCTGCTATTAAGATATCCAGCATCTTATATTCGTACAGCAGTATTCACAACTCCTTTACAAACTCCGTAACAAGAAATTTTATCATATTGTatttataaatgataaataaaaaaagaggagGTTGCTCCTATATGAGTGTTTTTATTCGTGAATTCATCATAGTTAGAAGTTCCAACTCCATATCAAAGTCACAGTCAATATCATCACTATTATCAATATCGTCACTATCATCAAAAAGAAAACTCTTAGGCAAATTGGTCCCTAATAATTTTATATCCAACAAGTTATTGATACCTATTTTTTTCGaatattagataaattaattcctaataaaataagaaaataaattagtatttaataAGTTAAAAATAACAGACTAATctattgaaatttttaaaatatcatagaCTACTTTGTCAAAGTTTTCTTAATTAAGAACTAATTTCTCTATAGAAAATTGTTAGAGATCAATTTAGAGTACCACTcattattatatcatatattcttttaattttatttttctatatttttattttatcccaTAATTACCCTTAACTCTCTTCAAATTCCTCAAACATGTTCTGGAAATGAAAAAATTGAaccaaaaaaaatactaaaatagtaaatTCCTTAAATAATCGTTTTCTTTAAGGAATTTAAGCCTAGTACACTAACAATCAAATTGAAATTCGTTCTTCTACATGAGCATAACAATTCATAATTAGAAATCCTTATTATACTGCACAGAACATAGCTTCCATCTGATGAAACTGCAGTTTTCTTCTTTACTTCAAGTGTTTAGGCCAAGTGGGAATACTTTAAATATGAAAACAAGTTGGATGACAATGAACTCACAACAAtggttaataaaaaatttttcatacTTACTATACATGACAAGCACTTAAATCAGCAGTATATTCacaatgtttatatatatatattcttccttttctctcttcTGTTGCTGGCTTCTTCCACAAGACATACTTTCTAGTCAAGAGTATGTCGTTTCATCGAATACCATCACCTAAACCAATACATAAAAAGCCAAGCATATGACTATTAATCTTAGATTCAATAAACTTCAAATTGAGATGCTGTATTTAGCTTATTGAGTTTAGTGAAAAGTAAAGGAACAACATTCAAACTCTTGCTTCTCAGTTCTCAGGTCATGTTCAAATTAGACATATTCACAGAGACAAGACATATTACAAGTTCCACATCTCTCAAGTAgcatttggtggagagacagaaacAGAAAGActaagactgagagacagagactaagagacagagattgaaataaatctcagtattctgtttggtgcaaagtaggtgacaaaaattaaaacaagaataaaactctaatttaatttgcacaaagggtaaaattggaattaattaattgaaatgagaatattttaagtataaaatgttattaaagtttcaatcttcatctctaaaaattttagtcccctgtgtccctacattttggaggtactgaaatactgaaattttggagatagagacagaaattttaacaccaatctctgaaccaacaaagaTAATTACtgaatctcagtctctcagtctctgtctcagtacctcaaaacaaatgctacctcAAAGATAAGGTCTTTAGATAGTTTATAATTTGCGACGTATCTCTCACCCCGTGAGCTATCTTTTGGTGTTGAGTTAGGCCCATCTAATCTCAATTCTAGTAAGACACAATGAAACTCTAAAAATTCTATATTATTGTCAACATTAAAATTTTctgaggataaaaagaaaatcatATTCAACATGTGCATATTTTTACACTCTGTTTCTTTTTTATATGTCATTGTGAAAATTTAGAACACAAATGGATATCAAGGTATCTGGATATTCAAATACATTGATATCTAATGATGTATCAAATTTTCATAGTAACATTAAAAAAGGGGAGGAAGGAGTAATACTTCAACAGTTCAACCAACACAACGATCTAACAATCATACTGAGagcataaatataaataaatacatacacAGCTCAAATAATAAGAATCATACTAAAGCAGCGATAACTCAGGCAGGTTAGCCCAAACTCTTTCTAGCATCCAATGAACCAAATAAATTGAGCGGCACACGAGCAAACATTGACAGTTAGTACACACAACAGATATGGAGAGTCCAAACTGCAATATGCTGTTTATGCAATTGTTTGTTTCAGTAGACATCATCATAAGAGCTAACACTAGTCcccagaaaattatttttaaaaaaaaatgagaaaaaaataaatagtacAGTTGTACCAACATACTAAAATTGCAATGCCAGAGTCGAATATTTTGTCATAACCTCAAGACTCAAGTTTCACGTAAATTGCAAAAGGGTGCTTATGGCTTATGTTTTTCATCACACCTGAGATACAAATTCAGTAAGAAAGAATTCAGAGAAAACTCATtagtaatagtagtagtagtgTTACCTTTCCACAAACTGGACAGTTGTCACTTCTCTCCATCCACTCATAAATGCAACCGAGATGAAAATGGTGAGAGCATTTTGTCATTATCTTCGGATTCTCGGTAGTGTATTCTGTAAGAAAAAAATGATGGTAGGAACATTAGAATCTTAAAAGATCCTACTCTCTTAACAGTGTGTTTCCCagaaacaaccaccatttaatacCAGCTATAATAACAGTTTCATAATGACCATTCAGAATCTAAATCCCTATACAAAAGTTGCACTCTAACTTCTAAAGCAATGGCGCAATGCTGGTTCAACATTAGTGGAGTATTGTTTTCTAAGTTCTATGTAAACTAGCGAAACCAGAGATGTATTATAtgaaatatatacaaataaaggTTTAAAATGTTTGATCTTGATCTCCATTAAACACTTATGTGACAAGTTGAATGCTGACTTGACGACATGACAGGTTGAATGTTAACATATCCTATCCAGCAACGTCTATGTATAACCAGCCGTGTCAACATTTAACCTACCATATTAGCATTCACTACTGAGAGGGGCCAAAAGCCaaacattttcaattttttaagggccaacaaaataaaccggagggaccaaaataaataaacaaataaaaagtacGTATTTTACGAGAACTAAAACTTTATTTAAACCATAAATAAATAAACCTGGTAAACCTGGCCAATAATTCTTGCAAGATTGAGTCGCAATCACCAGGGATATTTTGAtgtaaattgatattattaaggATGAAAAAAATTGTCAACCTTCAAGGCAAGTCGGACAGACATCCTCCTCTTCTGATGATGCATAGACAAGGCCAACTCCAGTTGCATATTTTGCTGATGAAACTCTTAGTGAGGACTTCGAACGGTATTCTTTTGACCCGTCTTCACAGGCACACTCATTCCATTTGTCTCCTGAATTCAGAGATTCTGTATCAACGTCTGTATTACTTCTTAAAGGCTCTGTTTCCTCATTTGAATGACTTGAACCCTTCTCACGCCTTGAAACTAGCCCATCACGTGCGCGGAAAAACCTCGAATCCGCATCATATGGTAATGGCCTTGGAGGAGAACGGTACATGTCCGATAGAGAATTATCAAGTGATGCTGCAGAGGTCATGGATGCAGCCCCCTGAATGGATGAAGGAGCTGAATGAACTTCCCCTCTGCGGAATATTGATGCATACTGAAATTCAATGAACACAGCAAAACAATTGTATCATATTACTACATACAACTCATCGATTTCAACAGTCAATCCCGTAAAACTTgattcaagctaaaatatattcTTCAAGTTACAGTCAAGCAAATATTGATCTATAAGAAAGTCATCTTAGTCAAACAATCTTTCTTATTGTACATAATTGGGAATTATAAATTGGTCATACTTAATAGGTAATTAGGACAAATAAGTAACCATGAGAAATTTGCATGGCAAACTTTCCTCCCAAAGTTGGCTTGAAGATTACTTTCAAATACACAGACATTTCTTCACATATTCATATATAGAATAAATTCCCATACATATAAACAAGAAAATGGAAGCAATCCCCAACATATTTAAAGAAGAATAGTACATGAACCATATTTAGAGTCAAATAATACACGGAACTAGAACactaaagaagaaaatagaagcaaTCCAATACATATAACTAATTTCAAGGTTTATATTACAAAGAATGGGAACAAAACAGAAAATGTGGTGTGCAACATTACTAACAACAGCCAGATACAAGCACCTGAGACAAAGAAATAACTCATGACTCATGAAGAGAactatcaaatttaaatatggcCATAACACATTACATGATGCAAAGCATTGCCCTTCCATAAGAGAAGGGGAAAGTAGGAAACAGAACCGGGTACGGTAGAGAAGAAAGGATTTAGAGCCATACCACGTTCAAAAGGTTCTGTATCAAGCAACTGAGACAGACGCAGTTCCTATATACAGAACTATTTGGATTTACATAATCTTCGAAATCATCAAAACTCAGACAGCAACAAACAGAACCCATAGTTCAAGGTTCCCAACGTCTTTATTTAGCCTAAATTATCCGTGTCACACTCTTCAACTAATCAACAAAAAATAGATGATGCTacatgaaaattttttgaaatggaGCCTCCAACAGCACCACAGTAGCTATGCTTCAAAGGAAAGAGGATTCTAAGCTTGGGGAATATTCAATCACTCTGCAATGTGGATAAGCACTGTTCCTCTCCCAAACCTGGAAAACACACCAAAGTTACATTTAAGTTTAAGAAAACAATTCCAAGAAAATGAGAATGCTTAGGATCTGTGAGCTGTCATTCATGAAACTATTTGACCAGTTAAAATAACCAGGCTTTGTTGCCCAAAAGGgggaaataaattctaatcataCTTCAATAAGGCAAAAAAATCTTGAGCACATTTGATGCACAGAAACAAGTTGTGTACAATACATGATAGTGATCAcaattgaataattaaatattCGATTATTCATGCTCATGTAGATGCTTGATTCTGAAGTGGTGATCTATAACTTGTTGATTAGTTTATTGCAATGCACACAAATACAATTGTGCACACAAGAATCAATCAATGCAGTAATTAAGTCAAGCAACATATAGGAACAAGTGATCAACCAAAAACTCGAaagtgtaataaaaaaataaattgaaaactagtatatttaataaatatcacAAATGTGATCATTTAGAGTGcaaattgttttcattttttcacTCTTTTTCTATGCACCGACAACTTCATCAGGGCAGTGTTACTTTaaatttttaggaaaaaaaaagaacaaaaatgttCTTTACTTCAATGTTAAGCTATAATGATGCACCAACCAACACAAAGatcattcttttgctttcagAACGAACAACTATGATCACTACTCTAGAAcatttaaaaatcaaaaccataaaaaagaaataaaaaagttaatgcTAAAAAGGAACAAAAGAAAAGGTGGTAAAATTATATCCAACTTCTCCATGCATTGCCgaaaaatcacatcaaaatttATCATTAAAGGAAAAACAGTCAACCCAGAAACGCAATTGAATTGGCAAAAAAGGGGGCCGACCCACTCCTGATTATGAAAGAGAACGGCGATCAGAACAATCACAACACAAATCGAAAGAAGAAAATCGAACTGGGTATAAGAGAATACAAGTAAATgttgaatttttattaaaaagagtAGCAGAGACAGAAAGAGGAACCTGAAACTGTGAAGAAATTGAGTGGAGTAAAAGGATGATTGTGAAATCATGAAGAAAGGTGAGTGTATATGTGCGGGAATTTAGGGATTTTGGGGGGCGAGAATCGCAAAGGAACTTGGCGAAATTGGAGGTAAAACTCACTCCTTCACTCGCCTGCTGCGTTGGTCTCTGTGATGGAGTGGAGTTAGTAATGGTGGACGAATATAACAcccaaatttattattattattattattattattattaaaaaatacattaactatcattttttttttaccaaagatacgagactcgaacccgcaattaggggtgtgcatgggccgggtgaaaccggatttgatgtgacccagacccggcccgaaatatataccggacctatttattagacccgaacccggctCTAGActcgatgaaacctatacactttcgggccacgattatacggggtaaaaaccgggccgttaacactACATTACCTtaataccttcttataagctagcatatgaaaatatccaaatttccaagactccaatcattatttgacataataaaattcacttagaaaaatataacaagaaccaactcttctctaaaattaaagcataaccataatcaatactaatattgtctaataacaccaaatatttaaataatataaataacacaatattatacattagtctaaaatcttatgcattttaaacataaaacgtTAACTTATattcttataataactaataaatattaaagtttacaatacttaaattccacataagaatagccatcatccatcactaataacacaaaaaattaattgtgtatgatgaccgggccaggccgacttcgggtgacccgagccatggcccggacccgacccgaaataataacTGGGTCTAtatttgagacccttacccgaccctagacccggtgaaatcacaccaaaatagcctctaaagtgttcgggaccggggcggaccgggccatgcacacccctacccgcaacctcttaattgagcaTGGGAAGACTATGCCATCTGAACTATTACTCATTGACAAATACATTAACtatcataatatataatatatcaaattatttaataatttttaactgtaatttttatataaaaatatttttatataaataattactattagattatatttattatatataatttactaatatctacttctatatatattatatttatatttataagacCCAAACGAAGATCTTTTagttataatataaatatttattatctttactatatatttaatttatgtaAAAGTGAATTGACAGATATAATGTGTCTATTAATGTctatatataacaaaattattgTAAAAAGTTGAATCTAATTT is a window encoding:
- the LOC112783769 gene encoding E3 ubiquitin-protein ligase At3g02290; the protein is MGSVCCCLSFDDFEDYVNPNSSVYRNCVCLSCLIQNLLNVYASIFRRGEVHSAPSSIQGAASMTSAASLDNSLSDMYRSPPRPLPYDADSRFFRARDGLVSRREKGSSHSNEETEPLRSNTDVDTESLNSGDKWNECACEDGSKEYRSKSSLRVSSAKYATGVGLVYASSEEEDVCPTCLEEYTTENPKIMTKCSHHFHLGCIYEWMERSDNCPVCGKVMVFDETTYS